The Candidatus Dadabacteria bacterium genome window below encodes:
- a CDS encoding HAD family phosphatase, whose amino-acid sequence MRKAVLQHLSGPLIKAVIFDMDGVIIDSEPLWEKSESIMLKQKGFAGNKDYRKEYRKKIMGLNQKDSVKLLKETFGLDESPEEILRTRLNILLELYEKELKLVEGIPEILETLSAERHVKMALASGSPMKVIEFVLKKFSLSDTFRIKVSGDCVERGKPHPDIYLETARCLGVSPEECVAIEDSINGIVSAKEAGMRCIAVPDPRIVPEDYPQADIFRKSVSEIRLEDIKSFA is encoded by the coding sequence ATGAGGAAGGCAGTTCTCCAACACCTATCCGGTCCATTGATAAAAGCAGTCATATTTGATATGGATGGAGTCATAATAGACAGCGAACCCCTCTGGGAGAAAAGCGAGTCTATTATGCTCAAGCAAAAGGGGTTTGCGGGCAATAAAGATTACAGAAAAGAATACAGAAAGAAGATAATGGGTCTTAATCAGAAAGACTCCGTAAAACTTCTAAAAGAAACTTTTGGCCTTGATGAATCCCCAGAGGAAATTCTCCGCACCCGTCTTAATATCCTTCTCGAACTTTACGAAAAGGAACTCAAACTCGTCGAGGGAATTCCCGAAATCCTTGAAACTCTAAGCGCGGAGAGACACGTAAAAATGGCTCTCGCTTCGGGCTCCCCGATGAAAGTAATAGAGTTTGTTCTTAAAAAATTCTCTCTTTCGGACACTTTCAGAATAAAAGTTTCGGGAGACTGCGTGGAAAGAGGAAAACCTCACCCCGACATATACCTTGAAACCGCAAGATGTCTCGGGGTCAGTCCCGAAGAATGCGTTGCGATTGAAGATTCCATAAACGGCATTGTGTCAGCAAAAGAGGCCGGCATGCGCTGTATCGCAGTGCCCGACCCGAGAATAGTCCCAGAAGACTACCCTCAGGCCGACATATTTAGAAAAAGTGTCTCAGAAATCCGCCTTGAAGACATAAAGAGCTTTGCTTAA
- a CDS encoding zinc ribbon domain-containing protein, translating to MPLYEYECYDCGDEFEVLVLDSGEIIKCVSCDSENIGKQFSTFGVTSNGSSEVSESGDSGYCLQPSCSCC from the coding sequence ATGCCTTTATATGAGTACGAATGTTACGACTGCGGAGATGAATTTGAAGTCCTGGTACTTGATTCTGGTGAAATCATAAAGTGCGTGAGTTGCGACTCGGAGAATATCGGAAAACAGTTCTCGACTTTCGGAGTAACCAGCAACGGGAGTTCCGAGGTTTCCGAGAGCGGGGATTCAGGATACTGTTTGCAACCGTCCTGCTCTTGCTGCTGA
- a CDS encoding malate dehydrogenase, with product MCEGDKNMKEAALEYHRSGRKGKLEVVPTKPCDTAWELSLAYSPGVAEPCREIDKDKDLSYEYTNRGNLVAVASNGTAILGLGNLGALAGKPVMEGKGVLFKKFADVDAYDIEIDTDDPDEFIKTVKYLEPTFGGINLEDIKAPECFYIEDKLKEEMDIPVFHDDQHGTAIISGAGLLNACEITGKKMSELKMAFNGAGASAIACAEFFIALGAKRENIIMCDSRGVIYEGRNAGLNPQKERFLVDTDKRTIGDALVGADVFVGLSNGGAINQQDVKNMAKNPIIFAMANPDPEILPVEAKEARSDVITATGRSDFANQVNNVLGFPFIFRGALDVRATKINDEMKVAAAYSLAALAKEPVPDKVARAYGDQKFEFGPDYIVPKPFDPRVLVWESAAVAQAAMETGVSRIQIDLDAYKKSLEEKIKDLL from the coding sequence ATGTGCGAAGGCGATAAGAATATGAAGGAAGCCGCTCTTGAATATCATAGAAGCGGCAGAAAAGGAAAACTTGAAGTCGTACCAACAAAGCCCTGTGACACGGCATGGGAGCTTTCCCTCGCGTACTCTCCAGGAGTCGCCGAACCCTGCAGGGAAATAGACAAGGACAAAGATCTCTCTTATGAATACACCAACAGGGGAAATCTGGTCGCGGTAGCTTCAAACGGCACTGCGATACTGGGACTCGGAAACCTGGGCGCCCTGGCGGGAAAACCCGTAATGGAAGGAAAAGGGGTGCTTTTCAAGAAGTTCGCGGATGTTGATGCCTACGACATTGAAATAGATACCGATGACCCCGACGAATTCATAAAGACCGTAAAATACCTTGAGCCCACTTTCGGCGGTATTAACCTTGAGGATATAAAAGCCCCCGAATGCTTCTACATAGAAGATAAGCTGAAAGAAGAGATGGACATACCCGTCTTTCACGACGATCAGCACGGAACCGCTATAATATCGGGTGCTGGACTTCTTAACGCCTGTGAGATTACCGGGAAAAAGATGAGCGAGCTCAAAATGGCCTTTAACGGCGCCGGAGCGTCCGCAATCGCATGCGCAGAGTTCTTCATAGCCCTCGGAGCAAAAAGGGAAAACATAATAATGTGCGACAGCAGGGGCGTAATTTACGAGGGAAGAAACGCTGGGCTTAATCCCCAGAAAGAAAGATTTCTTGTCGATACGGACAAAAGGACCATAGGGGACGCGCTGGTCGGGGCCGATGTGTTTGTCGGACTTTCAAATGGCGGAGCCATAAATCAGCAAGACGTCAAGAACATGGCGAAAAATCCTATAATATTCGCCATGGCTAATCCCGATCCCGAGATACTCCCCGTAGAAGCGAAGGAAGCCAGAAGCGACGTAATAACGGCCACCGGACGTTCCGACTTTGCAAACCAGGTGAATAATGTTTTGGGATTTCCTTTTATTTTCAGAGGAGCGCTTGACGTAAGAGCAACAAAAATAAACGACGAAATGAAGGTTGCAGCAGCATATTCTCTCGCGGCACTCGCAAAAGAACCCGTACCGGATAAAGTAGCCAGGGCCTACGGAGACCAGAAATTTGAGTTCGGTCCGGACTACATAGTCCCGAAGCCATTTGATCCCAGGGTTTTGGTATGGGAGTCAGCCGCGGTCGCGCAGGCCGCGATGGAAACCGGCGTTTCCAGAATCCAGATCGATCTTGATGCTTACAAGAAGTCTCTGGAAGAGAAGATAAAAGATCTGCTCTAG
- a CDS encoding SAM-dependent methyltransferase — protein MSDINEVGTTAFAVACYREMEQNREHRVFNDPYAHWFVTDEIREKVDRVTKILPESVEILRYRFCILDEITRREIQAGMKQIVILGCGFDMRSLVFETEGVRFCDVDQPSLLEFKRKVLESRGVKPCASIPCNYLEADLPEELIKAGFDINSPIFFLWEGNSMYLPLELIHSFFDSLCARIPSFKIAFDYYPLSVINRTHENPDVVRATDMFQKTFNVTWVTGFDDLSVFEKRHGMKVEESTELLEVGKQVAPEAVDSVAPLVGAYSYGILSYGGA, from the coding sequence ATGTCAGACATAAATGAAGTTGGAACAACCGCATTTGCCGTAGCCTGCTACAGGGAAATGGAACAAAACCGTGAACACCGCGTGTTCAACGACCCGTACGCCCACTGGTTTGTCACGGACGAGATAAGAGAGAAGGTTGACAGGGTAACGAAGATTCTTCCGGAATCGGTTGAAATTCTCCGTTACCGCTTCTGCATACTGGATGAGATCACGAGACGGGAGATTCAAGCCGGCATGAAACAGATTGTCATACTCGGCTGCGGGTTTGACATGCGCTCCCTGGTCTTTGAGACCGAGGGAGTGCGTTTCTGCGATGTTGACCAGCCGTCCCTTCTGGAATTCAAGCGCAAGGTGCTTGAAAGCCGCGGCGTTAAGCCATGCGCAAGCATACCATGCAACTATCTTGAAGCTGACCTGCCGGAAGAACTCATCAAGGCGGGCTTTGACATCAACTCCCCGATATTTTTTCTCTGGGAAGGAAACAGCATGTATCTTCCCCTTGAACTGATCCACAGTTTCTTTGACAGCCTGTGCGCCAGAATTCCTTCGTTCAAAATCGCTTTTGACTACTATCCGTTGAGTGTCATTAACAGGACCCACGAAAACCCTGATGTTGTCAGGGCGACTGACATGTTCCAGAAAACTTTCAACGTGACCTGGGTGACCGGGTTTGATGACCTAAGCGTCTTTGAAAAGCGCCACGGCATGAAGGTAGAGGAGTCAACGGAACTGCTTGAGGTCGGGAAACAGGTCGCTCCGGAAGCCGTAGATTCGGTCGCCCCCCTTGTCGGCGCGTACAGCTACGGAATCCTGAGCTACGGAGGCGCGTAA
- a CDS encoding type II toxin-antitoxin system PrlF family antitoxin, producing MMTESSIAKKGQTTLPKPVREFLGLRAGDKIRYFIADGGVRIMPVRSVKRLCGALQYDGPAVTLEEMEQAIADGACEGNGADAPGIAHD from the coding sequence ATGATGACAGAATCTTCCATAGCGAAAAAGGGACAGACGACTTTGCCGAAACCTGTTCGTGAATTTCTTGGTCTGCGGGCCGGAGACAAGATCCGTTATTTCATTGCTGACGGTGGAGTGCGTATTATGCCCGTGCGGAGCGTTAAACGACTGTGCGGAGCACTGCAATACGATGGTCCTGCGGTTACCCTTGAGGAGATGGAGCAGGCTATCGCGGATGGAGCGTGTGAGGGAAATGGCGCGGATGCTCCTGGAATCGCTCACGACTGA
- a CDS encoding aldo/keto reductase, translating into MEFIEIAGTEINSSRIGLGTWAMGGWLWGGSDRKECVRTIYKAFDNGVNLIDTAPIYGFGLSEEIVGEAVSQSGMRDELIIATKVGLEWDRGGIFRNSLPERIRKEIDDSLRRLRTDRIDLYQIHWPDPLVPVEETAQAIAELIESGKVRAVGVSNYSVEQMEIFRSVCPLNSSQPPYNLFERGIEEDVLPWCEEHGVTMLLYGALCRGLLGGKLKSDSEFPGDDIRNFDPKFRKPVYDNYLGAVEKLGELASERFGKNVLELSVRWVLDKCENDITLWGARRPRQLDDLAGTVGWIIDDNSMNEIDAILDTFVPNPIGPEFMAPGPRPF; encoded by the coding sequence ATGGAGTTTATAGAGATTGCCGGCACGGAAATCAATTCGTCGAGAATAGGTCTTGGTACTTGGGCGATGGGAGGGTGGCTCTGGGGAGGAAGCGACAGGAAAGAATGCGTGAGAACGATATACAAGGCGTTTGACAACGGGGTGAATCTGATTGACACAGCTCCTATCTATGGCTTCGGTCTTTCAGAAGAAATTGTGGGGGAAGCGGTTTCTCAAAGCGGAATGAGAGATGAACTGATAATCGCGACGAAAGTAGGGCTTGAGTGGGATAGGGGAGGAATATTCAGAAATTCCCTCCCGGAGAGGATACGCAAGGAGATTGACGATTCCCTTAGAAGACTGCGCACCGACCGGATAGATCTTTACCAGATTCACTGGCCCGATCCCCTTGTCCCTGTTGAGGAAACCGCGCAAGCCATAGCGGAACTCATTGAAAGTGGAAAGGTAAGAGCTGTCGGAGTAAGCAACTATTCGGTTGAGCAGATGGAGATTTTCCGTTCCGTCTGCCCGCTTAACTCGAGTCAGCCTCCTTACAATCTTTTCGAAAGAGGGATCGAGGAAGACGTACTTCCCTGGTGTGAGGAGCACGGAGTTACCATGCTTCTCTACGGGGCTTTGTGCAGAGGACTTCTGGGTGGAAAGCTAAAAAGTGACTCGGAGTTTCCGGGAGACGACATAAGAAATTTTGACCCCAAGTTTCGAAAGCCGGTCTATGATAATTATCTTGGCGCTGTTGAAAAGCTGGGAGAGCTTGCCTCCGAGCGTTTCGGAAAGAACGTGCTTGAACTTTCAGTAAGGTGGGTTCTCGATAAATGCGAAAACGACATCACTCTCTGGGGAGCTAGACGCCCAAGGCAGCTCGATGATCTCGCGGGCACCGTAGGGTGGATCATAGACGATAATTCTATGAATGAAATAGACGCAATACTTGATACTTTCGTCCCGAATCCCATAGGTCCGGAATTCATGGCTCCCGGTCCAAGACCTTTTTAA